One window of Caldisericum exile AZM16c01 genomic DNA carries:
- a CDS encoding MalY/PatB family protein — MKYNFDEVVERIGTASYKWDGVKMIFGDSNVLPMWVADMDFKIAKPITDAILKRAEHEIYGYTTVPDSLIEAVIERLKRKYDWDVKPEWLVFTPGVVPALYTAVKAFATIGDSVLVQEPVYYPFFHAIRDNGAHIVSSDLKLVDDHYEIDFDDLERKFLPRQGLTPTPQRIRAMIMSNPHNPVGRVFTKEELERIGEIVLKHDAVMISDEIHCEIVYKGHKHIPFATISKEFRDNSITCMSASKTFNLAGLETSFVIIPSDKLRARFIEAKGRILSTPNAFGLVAMEAAFRCGDEWLSQLLEYLEENLNFLKDFVEKRIPKVKVIKPEGTYLAWLDFRELGMNEFELSEFLRKKALVGLDDGYIFGESGKGFARLNFATPRVILEEGLRRIEKAIKEIL; from the coding sequence ATGAAATATAACTTTGATGAGGTTGTAGAAAGAATTGGCACTGCATCCTATAAGTGGGATGGGGTTAAGATGATATTTGGCGATAGTAATGTTCTTCCTATGTGGGTTGCGGACATGGATTTTAAAATCGCAAAACCAATAACAGATGCAATTCTAAAAAGAGCAGAGCATGAAATCTATGGATATACGACGGTTCCTGATTCGCTAATTGAAGCAGTAATTGAGAGGCTTAAAAGAAAGTACGATTGGGATGTGAAGCCTGAGTGGCTTGTTTTTACGCCAGGAGTTGTTCCTGCACTTTACACGGCGGTTAAGGCTTTTGCAACTATTGGCGATAGCGTTCTTGTTCAAGAGCCAGTGTATTATCCATTTTTCCACGCAATAAGGGACAATGGGGCGCATATTGTAAGTTCTGATTTGAAACTTGTGGACGATCACTACGAAATTGATTTTGATGATCTTGAAAGAAAATTTTTACCCAGGCAAGGTCTTACACCAACACCTCAGAGGATTAGGGCGATGATTATGTCAAATCCGCATAATCCTGTTGGAAGAGTTTTTACAAAAGAGGAACTTGAAAGAATTGGAGAAATTGTTTTAAAGCACGATGCGGTTATGATTTCTGACGAAATTCACTGTGAAATTGTTTACAAGGGGCACAAACATATACCATTTGCAACAATTTCAAAGGAGTTTAGAGATAACTCCATTACTTGTATGTCTGCAAGTAAAACTTTTAACCTTGCAGGACTTGAAACGTCTTTCGTTATAATTCCCAGTGATAAACTTCGTGCGCGCTTCATAGAGGCAAAAGGGAGAATTCTTTCAACGCCAAATGCCTTTGGGCTTGTTGCGATGGAAGCGGCATTTAGATGCGGTGATGAGTGGCTTTCACAACTCCTTGAATATCTTGAAGAAAATCTAAATTTTCTTAAGGATTTTGTGGAAAAAAGAATTCCAAAGGTAAAAGTCATAAAACCTGAAGGCACATACCTTGCATGGCTTGACTTTAGGGAGCTTGGTATGAATGAATTTGAACTAAGCGAATTTTTACGTAAGAAAGCGTTGGTTGGTCTTGACGATGGATACATCTTTGGTGAGTCAGGCAAAGGCTTTGCAAGATTAAATTTTGCAACTCCCAGAGTAATTCTTGAAGAAGGCCTTAGACGAATTGAAAAAGCAATAAAAGAGATTTTATGA
- a CDS encoding metal ABC transporter substrate-binding protein, producing the protein MKKVIALILILLLGTFFTGCGISNKSSKLKVAVTIYPFYDAVKSIAGDLADVVVIVPPGSSPHTYVLTPQDIKNLEGVSVIFENNFGLEEFLSSVISSLNAKVVNVSESLKSIVDANGGNPHLWLNPEYFVVQSETIKNTFVELDPAHKDTYERNFEAYKSEILSKATELKQKLTTLKNRNVITFHDAFPYFAEYFGLNILSSVEPDPNKMPTPKQIIDIENLIKKYNVKVVFKEPQLSSDIYKSIVADTGVKVVDLNPLGDGVKIKTYIELMEYNVNVIYDALK; encoded by the coding sequence ATGAAAAAAGTTATTGCTTTAATTCTTATTTTGCTTTTGGGGACATTTTTTACGGGATGTGGAATTAGCAACAAGAGTTCGAAATTGAAGGTTGCGGTTACGATTTATCCTTTTTATGATGCAGTGAAATCGATTGCAGGAGACCTTGCAGATGTTGTTGTAATTGTTCCGCCGGGAAGTTCGCCACACACATATGTACTTACGCCACAGGATATTAAAAACCTTGAAGGTGTTTCGGTAATTTTTGAAAATAATTTCGGGCTTGAGGAATTTTTAAGTTCGGTTATTTCATCGCTTAACGCAAAGGTTGTTAATGTGTCGGAGTCATTAAAAAGTATTGTTGATGCAAATGGAGGCAATCCTCACTTGTGGCTTAATCCAGAGTATTTTGTAGTTCAGAGCGAGACAATTAAAAATACGTTTGTTGAACTTGATCCAGCGCACAAGGATACCTATGAAAGAAACTTTGAAGCATATAAAAGCGAAATTCTTTCAAAAGCAACAGAGTTGAAGCAAAAGTTAACTACACTTAAAAATAGAAATGTAATCACATTCCACGATGCTTTTCCGTATTTTGCAGAGTATTTTGGACTGAATATCCTTTCCTCGGTTGAGCCTGACCCAAACAAAATGCCAACACCCAAGCAAATCATAGATATTGAGAATCTCATAAAAAAATACAATGTGAAGGTTGTCTTCAAAGAACCACAACTCTCATCTGATATTTATAAATCGATTGTTGCAGATACAGGTGTTAAAGTTGTTGATTTAAACCCATTGGGAGATGGAGTTAAGATAAAGACGTATATTGAGTTAATGGAGTATAATGTAAATGTGATTTACGATGCATTAAAATAA
- a CDS encoding metal ABC transporter ATP-binding protein translates to MENSILEVQNLCVKFNESIVLHDVSFKISEGQFAVILGPNGAGKTTLLKAILGLIPFEGTIRIFGKDPEELTTEERLKIAYVPQRFEGVKSLPMTVYEFLSLSMQPGKRNIKDIINEFATVGDVNRLLSKQISHLSGGELQRVLIVRALLSKPKLMLFDEPFSGVDKIGERAFYEFLQYTKETYNVTILLVSHDVYNITKIADVAVCVNKRLVCFGTPESVFLEENFVLVFGEDVSTYKHKICKEGGPCEFYAEDESHNH, encoded by the coding sequence ATGGAAAACTCAATTCTTGAAGTTCAAAATTTGTGTGTGAAGTTCAATGAAAGTATTGTTTTACATGATGTTTCGTTTAAAATTTCTGAAGGGCAGTTTGCAGTTATATTGGGGCCAAATGGTGCAGGAAAAACTACACTTCTTAAAGCAATCTTAGGACTTATTCCATTTGAAGGCACAATAAGGATATTCGGCAAAGATCCCGAAGAATTAACCACCGAAGAGAGATTGAAAATTGCCTATGTACCGCAGCGTTTTGAAGGTGTAAAAAGTTTGCCAATGACTGTTTATGAATTTCTTTCACTTTCTATGCAACCTGGGAAAAGAAATATAAAAGATATAATAAATGAGTTTGCAACAGTTGGAGATGTGAATCGCCTTCTTTCAAAACAGATTTCCCACCTTTCAGGCGGAGAACTTCAAAGGGTTTTAATTGTAAGAGCACTTCTATCCAAACCAAAACTTATGCTTTTTGATGAGCCTTTTTCAGGCGTTGATAAAATCGGCGAGCGTGCGTTTTATGAATTCTTACAGTATACAAAGGAAACTTATAATGTTACAATCCTTCTTGTATCGCACGATGTCTATAACATAACTAAAATTGCAGATGTTGCTGTATGTGTAAATAAAAGGCTTGTATGTTTTGGCACGCCAGAGAGTGTATTTCTTGAGGAAAACTTTGTGCTTGTTTTTGGAGAGGATGTTTCAACTTATAAACATAAGATTTGCAAGGAAGGAGGGCCGTGCGAATTTTACGCAGAAGATGAATCCCATAATCATTAG
- a CDS encoding metal ABC transporter permease produces MFQLINIRFARKEGRANFTQKMNPIIIRTLLVGILTSFLCALIGVFVVIRKMSFFAHAVSHASLAGVALAYLTNTNPFIGAIGVGLLTGLGVSYFVEKSQLFSDTIIGILLPFSMSVGLILVSFVKGYKPDLMSYLFGDILSTSKFDVILILVISIPILVLALFLMRRFILIAIDSDFARIRGYNVIAIDYIFMAVLSLIVLISTKIVGIILVSALVVIPPATALNISKNMRETFIYSVVFGVAGSVLGILASYVFNLPTGPAIVFVISMIFLISLMFKKS; encoded by the coding sequence ATGTTTCAACTTATAAACATAAGATTTGCAAGGAAGGAGGGCCGTGCGAATTTTACGCAGAAGATGAATCCCATAATCATTAGAACTCTTTTAGTAGGAATTCTAACAAGTTTTTTATGTGCCTTAATTGGTGTTTTCGTAGTTATAAGGAAAATGTCCTTTTTTGCGCACGCAGTATCGCATGCCTCACTTGCAGGTGTTGCTCTTGCATATCTTACAAATACAAACCCATTTATTGGGGCAATTGGAGTGGGGCTATTAACGGGCCTCGGGGTTTCCTATTTTGTTGAGAAGTCGCAACTTTTCTCTGATACAATTATTGGAATTCTCCTTCCTTTTTCAATGAGTGTAGGACTTATTCTTGTTTCTTTTGTAAAAGGCTATAAACCAGACTTAATGAGTTATCTTTTTGGAGATATACTTTCAACGTCAAAATTTGATGTAATACTAATTCTTGTGATTTCGATACCGATTTTGGTGCTTGCTTTGTTTCTTATGAGAAGGTTCATTCTTATTGCTATTGATAGTGATTTTGCAAGAATTAGAGGCTACAACGTTATTGCCATTGATTATATTTTTATGGCCGTATTGTCTTTAATTGTCTTGATCTCTACAAAAATTGTTGGAATAATTCTTGTCTCTGCACTTGTCGTTATTCCACCTGCAACGGCACTGAATATTTCAAAAAATATGAGAGAAACTTTTATTTATTCCGTTGTATTTGGTGTTGCTGGAAGTGTTCTCGGTATTCTTGCTTCTTATGTATTTAATTTGCCCACAGGTCCTGCGATTGTTTTTGTGATATCAATGATTTTTCTTATAAGTCTAATGTTTAAGAAGAGTTAG